In one Ferroacidibacillus organovorans genomic region, the following are encoded:
- the zapE gene encoding AFG1/ZapE family ATPase, with protein sequence MSFSSMNSLLSNRIPKPQKRSAAEWRKLWIELDQLGVSDEAIQAAEPQLISLLEQERICGACRGYPLCGKLGDAKGMRDQLDCHAGNVQLKTGYCAPFLEHQAIRRAARFSTYSIRGERERRLSFSNFPQEQQQRKPKLFEAAQTFALTYRTGDEAKGIYIFGPAGVGKTHLLHAILNKLEERRIPSIFVQAESLFDRLRSAIGRDEELEPILDAFSSVPVLAIDELGHERANEFTLEKMFRIINQRFVRNLPTFFTSNFEPPALYHRLSNDLLPLIDPLRSRIIGMTKLAYLDGEDHRIATMDVLEM encoded by the coding sequence ATGTCATTTTCAAGCATGAATTCTTTGCTTTCCAATCGCATTCCAAAACCTCAGAAAAGATCTGCCGCCGAGTGGAGAAAACTCTGGATTGAACTTGATCAGCTAGGCGTTTCCGACGAGGCGATTCAGGCAGCGGAACCCCAACTGATCAGTTTGCTTGAGCAAGAACGCATATGTGGCGCGTGCCGCGGGTATCCCTTATGCGGGAAACTGGGAGATGCCAAAGGGATGCGAGATCAACTGGATTGTCACGCTGGTAACGTGCAATTAAAAACGGGCTATTGTGCGCCTTTTCTTGAACATCAAGCCATTCGGCGCGCAGCTCGATTCAGTACCTATTCGATACGCGGAGAGCGCGAGCGAAGGCTTAGTTTTTCCAATTTCCCGCAGGAGCAACAACAGAGAAAGCCGAAACTGTTTGAAGCGGCCCAAACGTTTGCGCTCACCTATCGCACAGGTGACGAGGCAAAAGGAATTTACATTTTTGGCCCAGCGGGTGTCGGGAAGACGCATTTGCTTCACGCCATTTTGAATAAACTTGAGGAACGTCGCATACCCAGCATTTTCGTTCAGGCAGAGTCACTTTTTGATCGTTTGCGCTCGGCGATTGGACGGGATGAAGAGCTGGAGCCAATTCTTGACGCATTTTCTTCTGTGCCAGTTCTTGCAATCGATGAACTGGGGCATGAACGCGCCAATGAATTTACACTTGAAAAAATGTTTCGGATCATAAATCAGCGATTTGTTCGAAACCTACCCACCTTTTTTACCAGCAATTTCGAACCGCCGGCGTTGTATCATCGCTTGTCAAACGACCTTCTTCCGCTGATCGATCCACTGCGCAGCCGAATTATCGGTATGACAAAACTCGCGTATCTAGACGGTGAAGATCATCGGATCGCGACAATGGATGTCTTAGAAATGTAA
- a CDS encoding YqhG family protein, which produces MTSESQALMDWVERYFDSVNALRHPSSPNSIRVQLPREIDKELTDRPFFWMWAEAMHEDPPETVLHLQFDGAPLPEDLPQGIQKEYIVPGCYRMLRIEASAKKRGAFAVAYEHGTVLHPYAVFVVKVSFVSDRRIDFIESYAISLRDQRVYPDAMNRLARKKLISSRPPQSQLMSLPLDVDLLFQIMFQCTKMDISRKDETWAVEARKRLTDELSRLENYYQSMDTEVQDSEKNQSEKKGNKHAQVNQSARDSMCPKSLEGEYELRKAETIWRFEPKIEVRPLQFALVYLSTAPGP; this is translated from the coding sequence TTGACATCCGAATCGCAAGCACTCATGGATTGGGTAGAGCGCTATTTCGACAGTGTGAATGCATTGCGCCACCCATCTTCACCCAATTCCATTCGCGTACAATTGCCGCGGGAAATTGACAAGGAGCTCACTGATCGCCCCTTCTTTTGGATGTGGGCGGAAGCCATGCATGAAGATCCGCCCGAGACAGTCCTTCATCTACAGTTTGATGGCGCACCACTCCCGGAAGATCTGCCGCAAGGAATTCAAAAAGAGTACATCGTGCCAGGCTGCTACCGAATGCTGCGTATTGAGGCAAGCGCCAAAAAACGTGGGGCGTTTGCCGTCGCCTATGAACATGGGACCGTTCTTCATCCCTATGCTGTATTTGTGGTCAAGGTCTCATTTGTATCGGACCGAAGAATCGATTTTATAGAGAGTTATGCCATCAGTCTTCGGGATCAGCGCGTGTATCCAGACGCGATGAACCGCTTGGCGAGAAAAAAACTCATAAGTTCACGTCCTCCACAGAGTCAGCTCATGTCTTTACCGCTTGATGTTGACTTGCTTTTTCAGATCATGTTTCAATGCACAAAAATGGATATCTCAAGAAAAGATGAAACGTGGGCTGTGGAAGCTCGCAAACGTCTTACAGATGAACTCTCCCGGCTCGAAAATTACTACCAAAGCATGGATACGGAAGTTCAAGACAGTGAGAAGAACCAATCAGAAAAAAAGGGTAACAAACATGCGCAAGTGAACCAATCGGCGCGCGATTCGATGTGTCCAAAAAGTTTGGAAGGAGAATACGAACTCCGTAAAGCAGAAACCATTTGGCGGTTTGAGCCAAAAATTGAAGTTCGCCCACTTCAATTTGCGCTTGTTTATCTCTCGACTGCCCCAGGTCCATAA
- a CDS encoding DEAD/DEAH box helicase, with amino-acid sequence MTHYIEHDDLLNALKERGGLPVGSFELFMLAYEAELRSIHHSMDDLSCLSVLPNLIPFPHQIETAKRVIHELHGRALLADEVGLGKTIEAGLILKEYMVRGLVQKALILVPASLVLQWTRELNEKFGVRAFAQRNEWSWTSYDVLVASLDTTKRDPHRTAVLSQPYDLLIVDEAHKLKNSRTRNWQLINEIQKKYLLLVTATPVQNDMKELYNLINLLRPGQLGNPKDFTKEHVSTKRSPKNPVALRHALSDVMVRNRRVESAVDFTERHAKTVPLELSIEERELYNAVTSFVREEFLRRKESKRSVLALITLQREICSSSYAAMGTLEGMLKRGRLTPSEAVRVQELYHLAEAVPGYTKISKVIELIQAINDKVIVFTEYRATQDFLLYMLQQSGIKAVLFRGGYKRGKKDWMKDLFERRAQVLIATEAGGEGINLQFCNQVINYDLPWNPMRVEQRIGRVHRVGQTRPVYIQNFSTKGTIEEHIVRMLQDKIQMFEQVIGELDVILGPRAFEEDVLEALLESRDETEIQVRLNVLSKRVKRTNLSNQQGTAT; translated from the coding sequence GTGACACACTACATCGAACATGACGACCTCTTGAATGCGCTAAAAGAGCGCGGTGGCCTGCCTGTCGGCAGTTTCGAACTTTTTATGCTTGCCTACGAGGCCGAATTGCGATCGATCCATCACTCCATGGACGATCTGAGTTGTCTGTCCGTCTTGCCGAATCTCATTCCGTTTCCTCATCAAATCGAGACGGCCAAACGCGTCATTCACGAACTGCATGGTCGAGCTCTCTTGGCTGATGAGGTCGGCCTTGGCAAAACCATCGAGGCAGGACTCATATTAAAAGAATATATGGTGCGCGGACTTGTGCAAAAAGCTCTCATTCTCGTCCCGGCTTCGCTTGTTCTTCAATGGACGCGAGAGTTAAATGAGAAATTTGGCGTGCGCGCGTTTGCACAGCGAAACGAGTGGTCGTGGACATCCTATGATGTTCTTGTCGCATCGCTTGACACAACCAAACGTGATCCTCATCGCACGGCGGTGCTTTCCCAACCGTATGACTTGCTGATCGTTGATGAAGCGCACAAATTAAAAAACAGCCGAACGCGGAATTGGCAACTGATAAACGAAATCCAGAAAAAATATCTGTTGCTGGTGACGGCCACCCCTGTGCAAAACGATATGAAAGAACTCTATAATCTCATCAATCTGCTGCGACCGGGACAATTGGGCAACCCTAAGGATTTCACGAAGGAACACGTAAGTACGAAACGATCTCCCAAAAACCCGGTCGCCCTTCGACATGCGCTGTCTGACGTAATGGTGCGAAATCGCCGGGTTGAAAGCGCCGTCGATTTTACAGAGCGGCATGCCAAAACCGTGCCTTTAGAACTCTCAATTGAAGAGCGAGAACTCTACAACGCCGTCACATCGTTTGTCCGAGAAGAATTTTTGCGCAGAAAAGAAAGTAAGCGCAGTGTACTCGCTCTGATTACACTACAGCGCGAAATTTGCAGCAGTTCCTACGCCGCAATGGGAACGCTAGAAGGAATGCTCAAACGCGGCCGCCTCACGCCAAGCGAAGCTGTGCGGGTACAGGAGCTATACCATCTCGCAGAGGCTGTGCCGGGATACACCAAAATTTCTAAAGTGATCGAACTGATTCAAGCCATCAATGACAAAGTCATCGTATTCACGGAATACCGTGCGACACAGGATTTTTTACTCTACATGCTACAGCAATCCGGCATCAAAGCCGTGCTTTTTCGCGGCGGTTACAAACGGGGGAAAAAAGACTGGATGAAAGACCTCTTTGAGCGGCGGGCACAGGTACTCATTGCGACAGAAGCTGGCGGTGAAGGGATCAATCTGCAGTTTTGCAATCAAGTGATCAACTATGATCTGCCGTGGAATCCGATGCGTGTCGAACAGCGCATCGGCAGAGTGCACAGGGTCGGGCAAACGCGTCCTGTGTACATTCAAAACTTTAGCACAAAAGGTACGATTGAGGAGCACATTGTGCGGATGCTTCAAGACAAAATACAGATGTTTGAGCAAGTCATTGGCGAACTGGACGTCATTCTCGGGCCGCGCGCTTTTGAGGAAGATGTGCTGGAGGCGCTCCTTGAGAGCCGCGACGAAACAGAGATTCAAGTGCGTCTTAACGTCTTGTCAAAACGTGTAAAACGCACAAATCTATCCAATCAGCAAGGAACAGCAACGTAA
- the gcvT gene encoding glycine cleavage system aminomethyltransferase GcvT — protein sequence MSLKRTPLYSLYERYGGKTVPFGGWDMPVQYRGGILQEHIAVRTQVGLFDVSHMGEFEFSGADSESAINRLITNDVTRLVDGQALYSPVCHENGGTVDDVLVYRFAADRFMVVVNASNIEKDLSHFRAHEPTVTIKDRSQETALLALQGPQAVDLLESVADQSVRDLPYYHFLQDVSVLGISCIVSRTGYTGEDGFELYVSHEDAQALFGALAEKTNFPVTLVGLGARDTLRLEARLPLYGHELSDTITPLEAGLSPFVKLDKGAFVGRAALVAEREKGSARKLIGFELTERGIARAECDVFMDGKRIGFVTSGTFSPTLQKSIGLALVEAQHAEIGKMCEVEIRGKRLQAVFVKTPFYRRTKTSS from the coding sequence ATGTCCTTAAAACGCACGCCACTCTATTCTTTGTATGAGCGCTACGGCGGCAAAACGGTGCCATTTGGCGGGTGGGACATGCCTGTCCAGTATCGCGGCGGCATCTTGCAAGAACACATTGCCGTACGCACGCAGGTGGGGCTTTTTGACGTGTCTCATATGGGGGAGTTTGAGTTTTCCGGTGCGGACTCCGAGTCGGCGATCAATCGCTTGATAACAAATGATGTGACGCGTCTTGTGGATGGGCAGGCGCTCTACTCGCCTGTGTGTCATGAAAACGGCGGAACGGTGGATGATGTTCTTGTTTATCGATTTGCGGCTGATCGCTTCATGGTCGTTGTCAATGCGTCGAACATTGAGAAAGATCTCAGTCATTTTCGTGCGCATGAACCAACCGTAACCATCAAGGATCGCTCGCAAGAGACGGCGCTTTTGGCGCTGCAAGGTCCGCAGGCAGTGGATTTGCTTGAAAGCGTCGCGGATCAATCCGTCAGGGACCTCCCTTATTACCACTTTTTACAGGACGTCTCCGTCTTAGGAATCTCATGCATCGTGTCGCGAACAGGATACACTGGAGAAGACGGGTTTGAACTCTATGTGTCGCATGAGGATGCACAGGCTCTCTTTGGCGCACTTGCTGAAAAGACAAATTTCCCGGTCACTCTCGTTGGACTTGGGGCGCGCGACACGCTTCGTCTTGAGGCGCGACTGCCGCTGTATGGTCACGAGTTAAGCGATACAATCACGCCGCTTGAAGCGGGATTATCACCTTTTGTGAAGCTTGACAAGGGGGCGTTTGTTGGCCGCGCTGCACTCGTTGCCGAACGGGAAAAGGGGAGCGCGCGCAAATTGATCGGCTTTGAGCTGACGGAGCGAGGTATCGCCCGCGCTGAGTGTGACGTGTTTATGGATGGGAAGCGGATTGGATTCGTCACATCTGGCACGTTTTCGCCTACACTGCAAAAGAGCATCGGGCTTGCCCTTGTCGAAGCTCAGCATGCCGAAATTGGTAAAATGTGCGAAGTTGAGATTCGCGGGAAACGATTGCAAGCCGTCTTTGTGAAGACACCTTTTTATCGGAGAACTAAAACCAGTTCGTAA
- the gcvPA gene encoding aminomethyl-transferring glycine dehydrogenase subunit GcvPA, translating into MQSFSYIPNTEQDRREMLKTIGVASVDDLFADIPESVRFKGMLNLPDALSEFEMMNELKRLARQNVSLEDAISFLGAGAYQHVIPSVVDAMISRSEFYTAYTPYQPEISQGILQAIFEYQTLMAELTGLDVSNASLYDGATAIGEAAMLSCSHTRRNRVLVSAAVNPDYRAVLETYARGQHVETDIIAEIDGATDHAELAAKLQDDVAAVVIQYPNFFGTIEDVRTVCEMAHAKKVLVIVSTNPIALGLLESPGALGADIVVAEGQPLGNSLSFGGPYLGIITVREPLLRKLPGRIAGQTVDRDGRRGFVLTLQAREQHIRREKASSNICSNQALNALAASVYLSYMGPDGLYDVAKQCLAKAHYARDRFMNAGAKAVHQAPFFHEFVLDLGAQSDQVLEALKTENIFFGVPLKNLGARYEHAVLLAVTEVHSKSAIDEVANRLEGLL; encoded by the coding sequence ATGCAATCATTTAGCTATATTCCAAACACAGAGCAGGATCGACGCGAGATGTTAAAGACCATTGGCGTCGCATCGGTGGATGACCTTTTTGCGGATATTCCAGAGTCTGTCCGTTTTAAAGGGATGCTCAATCTGCCGGATGCGCTGAGCGAATTTGAGATGATGAATGAACTCAAAAGGCTCGCTCGCCAGAATGTCTCGCTGGAAGACGCGATTTCGTTTCTCGGTGCAGGTGCTTACCAGCATGTGATTCCAAGCGTTGTCGATGCGATGATCAGTCGCTCCGAATTTTATACTGCCTATACGCCTTATCAACCTGAGATCAGCCAGGGAATTCTTCAGGCCATTTTTGAGTATCAGACGCTCATGGCTGAGTTGACTGGACTTGATGTGTCAAACGCCTCGCTCTATGACGGCGCGACTGCGATCGGTGAAGCGGCGATGCTTTCCTGTTCGCATACAAGGCGCAATCGCGTGTTGGTGAGCGCTGCAGTCAATCCGGATTATCGCGCTGTGCTCGAGACCTATGCGCGTGGTCAACATGTGGAAACGGATATCATCGCAGAGATCGATGGTGCTACAGATCACGCTGAGCTTGCGGCAAAACTGCAAGACGATGTCGCGGCAGTCGTCATTCAGTATCCCAATTTTTTTGGCACGATCGAAGACGTGCGCACCGTTTGTGAGATGGCCCACGCAAAAAAAGTGCTCGTGATTGTATCGACAAATCCAATCGCGCTTGGACTTTTGGAGTCGCCTGGGGCGCTTGGTGCGGATATTGTCGTCGCTGAAGGGCAGCCACTTGGGAATTCGCTCTCTTTTGGCGGCCCATATCTTGGGATCATCACTGTCAGGGAACCGCTTTTGCGAAAACTCCCAGGCCGGATTGCCGGACAGACGGTCGATCGTGATGGCCGTCGCGGCTTTGTGCTCACACTTCAGGCGCGCGAACAGCATATCCGCCGCGAGAAGGCCTCCTCAAACATCTGCTCCAATCAGGCGTTAAACGCGTTGGCTGCATCAGTTTATCTAAGCTACATGGGGCCAGACGGGTTGTACGATGTTGCAAAGCAGTGTCTGGCAAAGGCGCACTATGCGCGCGACCGCTTTATGAATGCAGGCGCAAAGGCGGTTCATCAAGCACCGTTTTTCCACGAATTTGTGCTTGATCTTGGGGCTCAGTCTGATCAGGTGCTCGAAGCGCTAAAAACAGAAAACATTTTTTTTGGCGTTCCTCTTAAGAATCTTGGCGCGCGCTATGAACATGCGGTGCTTTTGGCCGTGACTGAGGTTCACTCGAAGAGCGCCATTGATGAAGTGGCGAACCGACTGGAGGGATTGCTGTGA
- the gcvPB gene encoding aminomethyl-transferring glycine dehydrogenase subunit GcvPB, whose translation MSRQAEDFPLIFERSKPGRKAYSLPALDVPEVDLSAAIPDGYVRKEKAALPEISEIDLVRHYTGLSTRNHGVDSGFYPLGSCTMKYNPKRNEQAARLTGFSQIHPLQPTETVQGALTLLYRLQNHLAEITGMDAVSLQPAAGAAGEWTGLMMIRAYHEARGEKRTRVIVPDSAHGTNPASAAVAGFTTITIPSNERGGVDLEALREALGDDTAALMLTNPSTLGLFEEDIVEIADLVHRAGGLLYYDGANANAILGQTRPGDMGFDVVHLNLHKTFTTPHGGGGPGAGPVGVKRDLIPYLPVPRIVLREDNLYDLSFDAKASIGKVKGFYGNFGILVRAYAYILTMGPVGLKRVSEDAVLNANYLMKRLSKAYDVAFDRTCKHEFVLSGRALKKSGVKTLDVAKRILDFGYHPPTIYFPLNVEEAMMIEPTETESKETLDAFVEVMLQIAKEAEESPEIVKNAPHQTVINRLDETQAARSPVLRYRKPAVL comes from the coding sequence GTGAGCCGACAGGCAGAAGACTTTCCGCTCATTTTTGAGCGAAGCAAACCAGGTCGCAAAGCGTACAGTCTGCCAGCCCTCGATGTGCCAGAGGTGGATCTCAGCGCGGCGATTCCTGACGGGTATGTGCGAAAAGAAAAAGCGGCGCTCCCAGAAATCAGTGAGATAGACTTGGTTCGCCACTATACGGGACTCTCGACGCGAAACCATGGCGTAGATTCGGGATTTTACCCACTTGGCTCTTGTACGATGAAGTACAATCCAAAGCGAAACGAGCAGGCGGCGCGGCTGACAGGATTTTCACAGATCCATCCGCTTCAGCCGACGGAGACGGTACAAGGGGCGCTGACGCTTCTTTATCGACTCCAGAATCACCTCGCTGAGATCACAGGAATGGATGCAGTGAGCCTTCAGCCGGCCGCCGGCGCGGCGGGTGAGTGGACAGGTCTCATGATGATTCGCGCGTATCACGAAGCGCGGGGAGAAAAACGCACGCGTGTCATCGTGCCTGACTCGGCGCACGGTACCAATCCGGCTAGCGCGGCAGTGGCCGGATTTACGACCATTACGATCCCGTCAAATGAACGCGGAGGCGTCGATCTCGAGGCACTTCGCGAGGCCCTCGGGGACGACACGGCGGCGCTCATGCTGACAAACCCGAGTACGCTTGGTTTATTCGAGGAAGACATCGTGGAGATCGCAGATCTCGTTCATCGCGCAGGCGGTCTGCTTTATTACGACGGCGCGAATGCAAATGCGATACTTGGACAGACAAGACCTGGCGATATGGGTTTTGATGTCGTTCATCTCAATCTTCACAAGACATTTACGACGCCGCACGGCGGCGGCGGACCGGGTGCGGGGCCTGTTGGTGTCAAGCGCGACTTGATCCCTTATCTCCCTGTACCGCGCATCGTGCTACGAGAAGACAATCTTTATGATCTTTCGTTTGACGCCAAAGCATCGATCGGCAAGGTTAAAGGCTTCTACGGAAACTTCGGCATTCTTGTGCGGGCCTATGCGTACATTCTCACGATGGGACCCGTTGGACTCAAACGCGTCTCTGAAGATGCCGTGCTAAACGCAAACTATCTGATGAAACGACTCTCCAAAGCGTATGATGTGGCGTTTGATCGCACCTGTAAACACGAGTTTGTGCTCTCCGGACGCGCCCTGAAGAAAAGCGGCGTTAAAACACTCGATGTCGCCAAACGAATTCTTGATTTCGGATACCATCCGCCGACGATCTATTTTCCGCTTAACGTTGAGGAAGCGATGATGATCGAACCAACCGAAACAGAAAGCAAAGAGACACTTGATGCATTCGTTGAAGTGATGCTGCAAATTGCAAAAGAGGCAGAAGAGTCACCGGAGATTGTAAAGAATGCGCCGCATCAAACCGTGATCAACCGGTTGGACGAAACCCAGGCAGCGCGCTCGCCTGTGCTTCGGTATCGAAAACCAGCGGTTCTGTGA
- the aroQ gene encoding type II 3-dehydroquinate dehydratase, whose protein sequence is MQHILVLHGPNLNLLGMREPEVYGRETLADLDVKLHALADALAVRVSSFQSNSEGALIDALHNARTTCSGVIINPGAYTHSSYAIRDAIAAINLPTIEVHLSNIHAREAFRSTSLIAPVCVGQIAGLGMVGYELALRALATRFGV, encoded by the coding sequence ATGCAACACATTCTTGTCTTGCACGGTCCCAACCTGAATTTGCTCGGAATGAGAGAGCCCGAAGTTTATGGACGCGAAACACTCGCCGATCTTGACGTCAAATTGCACGCGTTGGCAGACGCGCTCGCTGTGCGCGTGTCATCTTTTCAGTCAAACAGCGAAGGAGCACTGATTGACGCACTCCACAATGCGCGAACGACATGCTCTGGCGTGATCATCAATCCAGGTGCATACACACACTCGAGTTATGCGATTCGCGACGCGATAGCCGCAATCAACCTGCCGACGATTGAGGTGCATCTGTCAAACATTCACGCGCGTGAAGCGTTTCGCAGCACTTCGTTAATTGCGCCGGTTTGTGTGGGACAAATTGCGGGCTTGGGGATGGTCGGCTACGAGCTTGCTCTGCGCGCGCTGGCAACGCGATTCGGCGTTTGA
- the efp gene encoding elongation factor P: MISSNDFRTGTTIEYDGQIWRVIEFMHVKPGKGAAFVRTKLKNIRTGGVKETTFRAGEKVARARIENRQMQYLYSDGDNYTFMDNETFEQLNLSREMLEYEINFLKENMVCVVVLYDGQAIGCDLPNTVELEVVETEPGIRGDTATGGSKPAKLETGYTVNVPFFINQGDRLLIDTRSGQYISRA, from the coding sequence ATGATTTCAAGCAATGATTTTCGCACCGGAACGACGATTGAATACGACGGCCAGATTTGGCGCGTCATTGAATTTATGCACGTTAAGCCGGGCAAAGGCGCAGCGTTTGTCCGCACGAAATTAAAAAATATCCGCACAGGCGGCGTAAAGGAAACCACGTTTCGCGCGGGTGAAAAAGTTGCGCGCGCGCGGATTGAGAACCGTCAGATGCAATACCTCTATTCGGACGGGGACAATTACACGTTCATGGACAATGAGACGTTTGAACAGTTGAACCTTTCGCGTGAGATGCTTGAATATGAGATCAATTTTCTGAAAGAAAACATGGTCTGTGTTGTTGTTTTATACGATGGACAAGCGATCGGATGCGACCTGCCAAACACAGTGGAACTTGAAGTTGTCGAAACCGAGCCGGGAATTCGCGGCGATACGGCGACAGGCGGCAGCAAACCAGCAAAACTTGAAACTGGATATACGGTAAATGTCCCTTTCTTTATCAATCAAGGAGATCGTCTCTTGATTGATACACGGTCCGGGCAGTATATCTCCCGCGCTTAG
- a CDS encoding AAA family ATPase, giving the protein MPHPSTECRDHALRSVLPWLPQDLADELICLPSSIREGMEEIRLRAERPLEVSGSESLLLKKVTRAHLLHVVQAITGSSLYAVEADLRRGYITLPGGHRVGLAGRVSQSALAQIETMTQIGSCNIRLARAVPDFSRRLAPILLKPYGRGIRSALIVGPPRSGKTTLLRDLARTLGNGTFDRRLARLRVAIVDERSEIAACHEGVPQFDVGVSTDVLDAAPKIAGMSMMLRSMSPDVIITDEIGDAGDAAAVADVARAGVTFIGSVHGGSLADVRIRHLLTDLRASGAVERFVLIGRSGRDFAVQNVYDETLREVTGWASPTSSGWEAPQSLLRQP; this is encoded by the coding sequence TTGCCTCATCCATCCACAGAATGCCGTGACCACGCGTTGCGCAGCGTCTTGCCTTGGCTTCCGCAGGATCTTGCAGACGAACTCATCTGTCTTCCATCGTCGATTCGCGAGGGAATGGAAGAGATTCGCCTGCGCGCAGAGCGTCCTCTTGAAGTGAGCGGAAGTGAATCCCTGCTTCTCAAGAAAGTGACACGCGCACATCTTTTGCACGTGGTTCAAGCAATCACCGGTTCTTCACTCTATGCCGTTGAGGCAGATTTGCGGCGCGGCTATATCACGCTTCCGGGTGGTCACCGCGTAGGTCTCGCTGGGCGCGTTTCCCAGAGTGCACTGGCGCAGATTGAAACGATGACACAAATCGGCTCGTGCAATATTCGACTTGCGCGCGCTGTACCTGATTTTTCACGTCGTCTCGCGCCGATTCTTTTAAAACCATACGGCAGAGGAATTCGCTCGGCGCTGATTGTGGGCCCTCCGCGCTCGGGGAAGACAACGCTTTTGCGTGACTTGGCCAGAACGCTTGGCAACGGCACCTTTGATCGACGGCTGGCACGCTTGCGCGTGGCAATCGTTGATGAACGTTCCGAAATCGCCGCGTGTCATGAAGGCGTGCCGCAATTCGACGTGGGGGTATCCACGGATGTGCTTGACGCCGCTCCCAAAATTGCGGGAATGTCGATGATGCTTCGCTCCATGTCACCAGATGTGATCATTACCGATGAAATCGGTGATGCGGGTGATGCGGCGGCAGTCGCTGATGTCGCGCGTGCGGGGGTTACATTTATCGGCTCCGTTCACGGCGGATCGCTCGCGGATGTGCGCATTCGCCATCTGCTCACAGACCTCAGGGCGTCGGGCGCCGTGGAGCGATTTGTCTTGATCGGAAGATCGGGCAGGGATTTCGCGGTACAAAACGTCTATGATGAAACCCTTCGCGAGGTGACAGGATGGGCATCTCCTACGAGCAGTGGGTGGGAAGCGCCGCAGTCCTTGCTGCGACAACCCTGA
- a CDS encoding stage III sporulation protein AB codes for MGISYEQWVGSAAVLAATTLIGQALANRIRDRPSNLRRLCSSLRVLQTEIGFRRAPLRDALMRAGAAARGTPVAKLFEDAAEKLAKPGSTAVDGLVAAVYKHRLACSMELEDAQVMIDLAQSLGATGASDQVASLQASIAMLEAREREALIARDRFARVYRTLGILAGVVVVILLI; via the coding sequence ATGGGCATCTCCTACGAGCAGTGGGTGGGAAGCGCCGCAGTCCTTGCTGCGACAACCCTGATTGGACAGGCGCTTGCCAATCGCATTCGCGACCGTCCCTCCAATCTGCGCAGGCTGTGTTCAAGTTTGCGCGTCCTTCAAACAGAAATCGGTTTTCGGCGCGCGCCACTTCGCGATGCACTCATGCGTGCGGGGGCGGCAGCGCGCGGTACACCCGTCGCAAAACTGTTCGAGGATGCGGCGGAAAAGCTTGCAAAGCCAGGGAGCACGGCAGTCGACGGTCTGGTTGCCGCGGTCTACAAACACCGTCTTGCGTGTTCCATGGAATTGGAGGATGCGCAGGTGATGATCGATCTCGCACAGTCACTTGGCGCAACGGGCGCCAGCGATCAAGTGGCATCCCTGCAGGCGTCGATTGCCATGCTTGAAGCGCGCGAACGAGAGGCGCTTATCGCACGTGATCGCTTTGCGCGCGTCTATCGAACACTCGGTATTTTGGCAGGCGTCGTCGTGGTCATCTTGCTGATCTGA
- the spoIIIAC gene encoding stage III sporulation protein AC has translation MGLDLQLLFQIAVIGIAAAILGTLLKQSGRDEIATMVTITSLILVTAVVVTHISSLFSQIRAVFFTQ, from the coding sequence ATGGGTCTTGATCTACAATTATTGTTTCAGATCGCAGTCATCGGCATCGCGGCGGCGATTCTCGGAACGCTTCTCAAACAGTCTGGGCGCGATGAGATTGCGACAATGGTCACCATCACGTCACTCATTCTTGTGACGGCTGTCGTCGTCACGCACATCAGTTCGCTCTTCTCACAAATTCGCGCAGTGTTTTTTACCCAATAA